A part of Citrifermentans bremense genomic DNA contains:
- a CDS encoding UDP-N-acetylmuramoyl-L-alanyl-D-glutamate--2,6-diaminopimelate ligase yields the protein MKLAQLLECLAASEVSGDAGVEIKSLCYDSRKVAPGALFFALRGVKSDGTEFVEAAVKGGAVAIVADRPCACAGVTVVTVPDARLAMSLMAAAFYGTPTRGIPVVGITGTNGKTTTTYLVEGIMEKAGVPAAVLGTISYRFAATDIPAPNTTPESVDLQRILRELVDLGARGAVMEVSSHSLEQRRADGCLFDVALFTNLTRDHLDYHLDMESYFNSKLRLFTDLLTPSAEKPLRRAVVNLDDPFGPRIAEQASAPVLTYSLTGKADIRVAETEFSVDGIRCRIETPVGEISLASELLGRFNLYNILAAVGAGLALGYSKEAIRAGIEGHKRVPGRLERVESEEGITVLVDYAHTGDALENVLATISELKTDRIITIFGCGGDRDKGKRPVMGEIAARYSDLAVITSDNPRTEDPQAILEDVRAGILPLGLREYSLEELAAGLHEKGFATIESRRAAIRAALLAARPGDIVLLAGKGHEDYQIVGTEKFHFDDREEAAAALKLRGQ from the coding sequence ATGAAACTCGCACAACTTCTGGAATGTCTCGCCGCCTCCGAGGTCTCGGGAGACGCAGGGGTAGAGATAAAGTCGCTTTGCTACGACTCGCGAAAGGTCGCGCCCGGAGCACTCTTCTTCGCCTTGCGCGGAGTGAAGAGCGACGGGACCGAATTCGTGGAAGCCGCTGTAAAGGGGGGGGCGGTCGCAATCGTTGCGGACCGCCCCTGCGCTTGTGCCGGGGTAACGGTCGTGACCGTACCGGACGCAAGGCTTGCCATGAGCCTCATGGCCGCGGCATTCTACGGCACCCCCACCCGCGGCATCCCGGTGGTGGGGATCACCGGGACCAATGGCAAGACCACCACCACCTACCTGGTGGAGGGGATCATGGAAAAGGCCGGGGTGCCTGCCGCGGTGCTCGGGACCATCAGCTACCGCTTCGCGGCTACCGACATCCCCGCACCCAACACCACCCCCGAGTCGGTCGACCTGCAGCGCATCCTGAGGGAACTGGTCGACCTCGGCGCCCGCGGCGCGGTGATGGAGGTTTCCTCCCACTCCCTGGAGCAGCGCCGCGCAGACGGCTGCCTCTTCGACGTCGCCCTCTTCACCAACCTGACCCGCGATCACCTCGATTACCACCTCGACATGGAGTCCTACTTCAATAGCAAACTGAGGCTCTTCACCGACCTCCTGACCCCGAGCGCAGAGAAGCCGCTTCGGCGCGCCGTGGTGAACCTGGACGACCCCTTCGGCCCGCGCATCGCGGAACAGGCGAGCGCGCCGGTCCTGACCTACTCCCTGACGGGGAAAGCCGACATCCGCGTGGCCGAGACCGAGTTCTCCGTGGACGGCATCCGCTGCCGCATCGAAACGCCGGTAGGAGAGATCTCCCTTGCCTCCGAGCTTTTGGGGCGCTTCAACCTGTACAACATCCTGGCAGCCGTTGGTGCGGGCCTTGCCCTTGGCTACTCGAAGGAGGCGATCCGCGCCGGCATCGAGGGGCACAAGCGGGTTCCGGGCCGCCTGGAGCGGGTGGAAAGCGAAGAGGGGATCACGGTCCTCGTCGACTATGCCCACACCGGCGACGCTCTGGAGAACGTCCTCGCCACCATCTCCGAGCTGAAGACGGACCGCATCATAACCATCTTCGGCTGCGGCGGCGACCGCGACAAAGGGAAGCGCCCGGTGATGGGGGAGATCGCCGCCCGCTACAGCGACCTTGCCGTCATCACCTCGGACAACCCCCGTACCGAGGACCCGCAGGCGATCCTGGAGGACGTCCGGGCGGGCATTCTGCCGCTGGGGCTGCGCGAGTACAGCCTGGAGGAGCTCGCGGCGGGACTGCACGAAAAAGGTTTCGCCACCATCGAGTCGCGCCGCGCCGCAATCCGGGCCGCGCTTTTGGCCGCGCGCCCGGGCGACATCGTGCTTCTGGCCGGCAAGGGGCACGAGGACTACCAGATCGTCGGGACCGAGAAATTCCACTTCGACGACCGGGAAGAGGCTGCGGCTGCGCTGAAGCTGAGAGGACAGTAA